Proteins from a single region of Amblyomma americanum isolate KBUSLIRL-KWMA chromosome 10, ASM5285725v1, whole genome shotgun sequence:
- the LOC144106627 gene encoding uncharacterized protein LOC144106627, whose protein sequence is MSTDVPLFVQVLTGFFSIALGRAVSADSGFNRHPASADAFRLPCAGGVHFSHCELLSWHVDTTFCAPSSSTATSSTLPARILPIKGTPAPSISSGHGNSVVTMSTDVPLFVQVLTGFFSIALGRAVSADSGFNRHPASADAFRLPCAGGVHFSHCELLSWHVDTTFCAPSSSTATSSTLPARILPIKGTPAPSISSGHGNPVVTMSTDVPLFVQVGGRKYCCRSNCLFLIVLPCPRTLLVCFSDCISIVGLLLKLSGDVEENPGPDTMEMIQQVIASQTEILSKLSEIQENQTSSEARILDMQSRLSAIEQKLQTFDESRDRLSKLETFAERCEIEMTTVSRKLDELENRSRRNNLIVRGVKEEESESEEDLLQKVNNDIFDKILKQRVDTIERIHRLGKREPGRDRPIIIKLTDFRDKMKIMSNCFNLKGTQFSVNEDFSKRVVEIRKNLWNSCADERKNGVKAKLIFDKLKVKNTLYAWNEETKQRFKCQVATSTSNE, encoded by the coding sequence atgtcaactgatgtgccactatttgtgcaggtacttaccggattcttttccatcgccttgggccgtgcagtaagcgcagacagcggcttcaatcgtcacccagcttctgccgatgcctttcgactgccgtgcgcggggggcgtacatttttcacactgcgagctgctgtcgtggcacgtggatactaccttctgcgcaccctcttcgagcacagcgacgtcatccacacttccagcccggattttgcctataaaaggaacgcctgcgccttccatcagcagtggacacggcaattccgtggtgacaatgtcaactgatgtgccactatttgtgcaggtacttaccggattcttttccatcgccttgggccgtgcagtaagcgcagacagcggcttcaatcgtcacccagcttctgccgatgcctttcgactgccgtgcgcggggggcgtacatttttcacactgcgagctgctgtcgtggcacgtggatactaccttctgcgcaccctcttcgagcacagcgacgtcatccacacttccagcccggattttgcctataaaaggaacgcctgcgccttccatcagcagtggacacggcaaccccgtggtgacaatgtcaactgatgtgccactatttgtgcaggttgGTGGACGAAAATATTGCTGCCGTAGCAACTGCCTTTTTTTGATCGTGTTGCCGTGTCCACGCACATTGCTGGTTTGCTTTAGTGATTGTATCTCAATTGTAGGCCTGTTGCTGAAGTTATCCGGTGATGTTGAGGAAAATCCTGGCCCGGATACAATGGAAATGATTCAACAAGTAATTGCTTCTCAAACTGAAATCCTCAGCAAATTAAGCGAAATACAGGAAAACCAAACATCGTCTGAAGCAAGAATTCTAGACATGCAATCCAGGCTGTCTGCTATAGAACAAAAGCTACAAACCTTTGACGAGTCTCGGGATAGGCTTTCGAAACTAGAAACTTTTGCTGAAAGATGCGAAATAGAAATGACTACAGTTTCGAGAAAACTTGATGAGTTGGAAAACCGCTCGCGGCGCAATAACTTGATTGTACGCGGAGTCAAGGAGGAGGAATCAGAGAGTGAAGAGGACCTACTACAGAAAGTAAACAATGACATCTTTGATAAAATTCTGAAACAAAGGGTGGACACTATTGAAAGGATTCACCGACTTGGAAAGAGGGAACCAGGTAGAGACCGTCCGATTATTATTAAACTTACTGACTTTAGGGATAAGATGAAAATAATGAGTAACTGTTTCAACCTAAAAGGCACTCAATTTAGTGTAAATGAAGATTTTTCTAAAAGGGTTGTGGAAATACGAAAAAATCTTTGGAACTCCTGTGCCGATGAACGAAAGAACGGCGTGAAAGCTAAGTTAATTTTTGATAAGTTAAAAGTCAAGAATACCTTATACGCATGGAACGAGGAGACCAAGCAGCGGTTCAAATGCCAGGTTGCCACTAGCACTAGCAATGAGTGA